A region of Arabidopsis thaliana chromosome 5, partial sequence DNA encodes the following proteins:
- the NUC gene encoding C2H2-like zinc finger protein codes for MLMMIHLDPEAEVIALSPTTLMATNRFLCEVCGKGFQRDQNLQLHRRGHNLPWKLKQRTSKEVRKRVYVCPEKTCVHHHSSRALGDLTGIKKHFCRKHGEKKWTCEKCAKRYAVQSDWKAHSKTCGTREYRCDCGTIFSRRDSFITHRAFCDALAEETAKINAVSHLNGLAAAGAPGSVNLNYQYLMGTFIPPLQPFVPQPQTNPNHHHQHFQPPTSSSLSLWMGQDIAPPQPQPDYDWVFGNAKAASACIDNNNTHDEQITQNANASLTTTTTLSAPSLFSSDQPQNANANSNVNMSATALLQKAAEIGATSTTTAATNDPSTFLQSFPLKSTDQTTSYDSGEKFFALFGSNNNIGLMSRSHDHQEIENARNDVTVASALDELQNYPWKRRRVDGGGEVGGGGQTRDFLGVGVQTLCHPSSINGWI; via the exons ATGTTAATGATGATCCACTTAGATCCGGAAGCTGAAGTGATAGCTTTATCCCCCACGACCTTGATGGCTACGAACCGGTTCCTATGTGAGGTATGTGGCAAAGGTTTCCAAAGAGACCAAAACTTACAGCTTCATCGGCGAGGACATAATCTTCCATGGAAGTTGAAGCAGAGGACAAGCAAAGAAGTGAGAAAACGTGTCTACGTTTGCCCCGAGAAGACATGTGTCCACCATCACTCCTCTAGAGCTCTAGGCGATCTCACTGGAATCAAAAAGCATTTTTGCCGGAAACACGGGGAGAAGAAGTGGACGTGCGAGAAATGTGCTAAGAGATACGCAGTCCAATCTGATTGGAAAGCTCATTCCAAGACTTGTGGTACTAGAGAGTACCGTTGCGATTGTGGCACCATTTTCTCAAG GCGAGACAGCTTTATCACTCATAGAGCTTTCTGCGATGCCTTAGCGGAAGAAACCGCTAAGATAAACGCAGTGTCTCATCTCAACGGTTTAGCCGCGGCTGGAGCCCCAGGATCAGTTAATCTCAACTATCAATATCTCATGGGAACATTCATCCCACCGCTTCAACCATTTGTACCACAACCGCAAACAAATCcaaaccatcatcatcaacattttCAGCCACCAACTTCTTCGTCGCTCTCTCTATGGATGGGACAAGATATCGCGCCGCCTCAACCGCAACCGGACTACGATTGGGTTTTTGGAAACGCTAAGGCAGCGTCTGCTTGcattgataataataatactcaCGATGAGCAGATTACGCAAAACGCAAACGCAAGTTTGACCACTACCACTACTCTCTCTGCCCCTTCTTTATTCAGCAGCGACCAACCAcaaaacgcaaacgcaaaTTCAAACGTGAATATGTCCGCGACAGCTTTACTACAGAAAGCTGCTGAAATTGGCGCTACTTCTACAACAACCGCAGCGACCAATGACCCATCAACGTTTCTTCAAAGTTTCCCGCTTAAATCCACCGATCAAACCACCAGTTATGACAGTGGCGAAAAGTTTTTTGCTTTGTTCGGGTCTAACAACAACATTGGGTTAATGAGTCGTAGTCATGATCATCAAGAGATCGAGAACGCTAGAAATGACGTTACGGTTGCGTCTGCCTTGGATGAATTACAGAATTACCCTTGGAAACGTAGAAGAGTTGATGGTGGAGGTGAAGTGGGTGGAGGAGGGCAAACTCGGGATTTCCTCGGGGTTGGTGTACAAACGTTGTGCCATCCATCGTCTATCAATGGATGGATTTGA
- a CDS encoding S-adenosyl-L-methionine-dependent methyltransferases superfamily protein (S-adenosyl-L-methionine-dependent methyltransferases superfamily protein; CONTAINS InterPro DOMAIN/s: Methyltransferase-16, putative (InterPro:IPR019410); BEST Arabidopsis thaliana protein match is: S-adenosyl-L-methionine-dependent methyltransferases superfamily protein (TAIR:AT1G08125.1); Has 872 Blast hits to 871 proteins in 146 species: Archae - 0; Bacteria - 8; Metazoa - 297; Fungi - 242; Plants - 228; Viruses - 0; Other Eukaryotes - 97 (source: NCBI BLink).), with protein sequence MKFTDSPVIDLTVNGTKLSIQQDNGSMHVGTSVWPCSLILSKFAERWSTLDSSSSTTSPNPYAELFDFRRRRGIELGTGCGVAGMAFYLLGLTEIVLTDIAPVMPALKHNLKRNKTALGKSLKTSIVYWNNRDQISALKPPFDLVIAADVVYIEESVGQLVTAMELLVADDGAVLLGYQIRSPEADKLFWELCDIVFKIEKVPHEHLHSDYAYEETDVYIFRKKVKKNEAESVS encoded by the coding sequence atgaaattCACAGATTCTCCGGTGATCGATCTGACGGTGAACGGCACAAAACTCTCAATCCAACAAGACAATGGCTCTATGCACGTCGGAACTTCCGTCTGGCCTTGCTCACTAATCCTATCCAAATTCGCTGAACGCTGGTCAACACtagactcatcatcatcaacaacatctCCAAATCCATACGCCGAACTCTTCGATTTCCGTCGCCGTCGAGGAATCGAGCTAGGAACAGGATGCGGAGTCGCCGGTATGGCTTTTTACTTACTAGGTCTAACGGAGATCGTACTCACAGACATAGCACCAGTCATGCCTGCGCTAAAACACAATCTGAAACGGAACAAAACGGCGTTAGGTAAATCTCTAAAAACCTCGATTGTTTATTGGAACAATCGAGATCAGATCTCGGCGTTGAAACCGCCgtttgatttggttattgCGGCGGATGTTGTGTATATTGAGGAATCTGTAGGGCAATTAGTGACGGCGATGGAGTTGCTTGTGGCGGATGATGGTGCGGTGTTGTTAGGTTATCAGATTAGGTCACCGGAAGCTGATAAGTTGTTTTGGGAGTTATGCGACATCGTTTTTAAGATTGAGAAAGTTCCTCATGAGCATCTGCATTCTGATTATGCTTATGAAGAAACTGATGTTTATATCTTTaggaagaaggtgaagaagaatgaagCTGAATCAGTGTCATGA
- the NUC gene encoding C2H2-like zinc finger protein (nutcracker (NUC); FUNCTIONS IN: sequence-specific DNA binding transcription factor activity, zinc ion binding, nucleic acid binding; INVOLVED IN: regulation of transcription; LOCATED IN: intracellular; EXPRESSED IN: primary root apical meristem, stem vascular system, embryo, root, embryonic root; CONTAINS InterPro DOMAIN/s: Zinc finger, C2H2-like (InterPro:IPR015880), Zinc finger, C2H2-type (InterPro:IPR007087); BEST Arabidopsis thaliana protein match is: C2H2 and C2HC zinc fingers superfamily protein (TAIR:AT1G03840.1); Has 52823 Blast hits to 19358 proteins in 362 species: Archae - 0; Bacteria - 0; Metazoa - 50211; Fungi - 300; Plants - 764; Viruses - 0; Other Eukaryotes - 1548 (source: NCBI BLink).): MTSEVLQTISSGSGFAQPQSSSTLDHDESLINPPLVKKKRNLPGNPDPEAEVIALSPTTLMATNRFLCEVCGKGFQRDQNLQLHRRGHNLPWKLKQRTSKEVRKRVYVCPEKTCVHHHSSRALGDLTGIKKHFCRKHGEKKWTCEKCAKRYAVQSDWKAHSKTCGTREYRCDCGTIFSRRDSFITHRAFCDALAEETAKINAVSHLNGLAAAGAPGSVNLNYQYLMGTFIPPLQPFVPQPQTNPNHHHQHFQPPTSSSLSLWMGQDIAPPQPQPDYDWVFGNAKAASACIDNNNTHDEQITQNANASLTTTTTLSAPSLFSSDQPQNANANSNVNMSATALLQKAAEIGATSTTTAATNDPSTFLQSFPLKSTDQTTSYDSGEKFFALFGSNNNIGLMSRSHDHQEIENARNDVTVASALDELQNYPWKRRRVDGGGEVGGGGQTRDFLGVGVQTLCHPSSINGWI, encoded by the exons ATGACAAGTGAAGTTCTTCAAACAATCTCAAGTGGATCAGGTTTTGCTCAGCCACAGAGCTCATCAACCCTGGATCATGATGAATCTCTCATCAATCCTCCTCttgttaagaaaaagagaaatctcCCTGGAAATCCtg ATCCGGAAGCTGAAGTGATAGCTTTATCCCCCACGACCTTGATGGCTACGAACCGGTTCCTATGTGAGGTATGTGGCAAAGGTTTCCAAAGAGACCAAAACTTACAGCTTCATCGGCGAGGACATAATCTTCCATGGAAGTTGAAGCAGAGGACAAGCAAAGAAGTGAGAAAACGTGTCTACGTTTGCCCCGAGAAGACATGTGTCCACCATCACTCCTCTAGAGCTCTAGGCGATCTCACTGGAATCAAAAAGCATTTTTGCCGGAAACACGGGGAGAAGAAGTGGACGTGCGAGAAATGTGCTAAGAGATACGCAGTCCAATCTGATTGGAAAGCTCATTCCAAGACTTGTGGTACTAGAGAGTACCGTTGCGATTGTGGCACCATTTTCTCAAG GCGAGACAGCTTTATCACTCATAGAGCTTTCTGCGATGCCTTAGCGGAAGAAACCGCTAAGATAAACGCAGTGTCTCATCTCAACGGTTTAGCCGCGGCTGGAGCCCCAGGATCAGTTAATCTCAACTATCAATATCTCATGGGAACATTCATCCCACCGCTTCAACCATTTGTACCACAACCGCAAACAAATCcaaaccatcatcatcaacattttCAGCCACCAACTTCTTCGTCGCTCTCTCTATGGATGGGACAAGATATCGCGCCGCCTCAACCGCAACCGGACTACGATTGGGTTTTTGGAAACGCTAAGGCAGCGTCTGCTTGcattgataataataatactcaCGATGAGCAGATTACGCAAAACGCAAACGCAAGTTTGACCACTACCACTACTCTCTCTGCCCCTTCTTTATTCAGCAGCGACCAACCAcaaaacgcaaacgcaaaTTCAAACGTGAATATGTCCGCGACAGCTTTACTACAGAAAGCTGCTGAAATTGGCGCTACTTCTACAACAACCGCAGCGACCAATGACCCATCAACGTTTCTTCAAAGTTTCCCGCTTAAATCCACCGATCAAACCACCAGTTATGACAGTGGCGAAAAGTTTTTTGCTTTGTTCGGGTCTAACAACAACATTGGGTTAATGAGTCGTAGTCATGATCATCAAGAGATCGAGAACGCTAGAAATGACGTTACGGTTGCGTCTGCCTTGGATGAATTACAGAATTACCCTTGGAAACGTAGAAGAGTTGATGGTGGAGGTGAAGTGGGTGGAGGAGGGCAAACTCGGGATTTCCTCGGGGTTGGTGTACAAACGTTGTGCCATCCATCGTCTATCAATGGATGGATTTGA